A window from Streptomyces sp. NBC_00271 encodes these proteins:
- the miaA gene encoding tRNA (adenosine(37)-N6)-dimethylallyltransferase MiaA — MSSAPPAPRVIAVVGPTAAGKSDLGVYLAQRLGGEVVNSDSMQLYRGMDIGTAKLTPQERGGIPHHLLDIWDVTVTASVAEYQRLARARIDALLADGRWPILVGGSGLYVRGAVDNLEFPGTDPEVRARLEEELTLRGSGALHARLATADPEAAHAILPSNGRRIVRALEVIEITGKPFTANLPGHDSVYDTLQIGVDVTRPELDDRIARRVDRMWDAGLVDEVRALEAHGLREGRTASRALGYQQVLAALAGECTDAEARAETVRATKRFARRQDSWFRRDPRVHWLSGAAADLTELPQLALALVERPVTA; from the coding sequence GTGAGTAGCGCACCCCCCGCCCCCCGGGTCATCGCCGTCGTAGGACCGACCGCCGCAGGAAAGTCCGATCTGGGCGTGTACCTCGCCCAACGGCTCGGCGGCGAGGTCGTCAACTCCGACTCCATGCAGTTGTACCGAGGGATGGACATCGGTACCGCCAAACTGACGCCGCAGGAGCGCGGTGGGATCCCGCACCACCTCCTGGACATCTGGGACGTGACCGTCACGGCCAGCGTCGCCGAGTACCAGCGGCTCGCCCGCGCCCGCATCGACGCGCTGCTCGCCGACGGCCGCTGGCCGATCCTGGTGGGCGGCTCCGGGCTGTACGTCCGTGGGGCCGTCGACAATCTGGAGTTCCCCGGCACCGACCCCGAGGTGCGGGCCCGGCTGGAGGAGGAGCTCACGCTGCGTGGCTCCGGAGCGCTGCACGCGCGTCTGGCCACGGCCGATCCGGAGGCCGCGCACGCGATCCTGCCCAGCAACGGCCGCCGTATCGTCCGCGCCCTCGAGGTCATCGAGATCACCGGGAAGCCCTTCACCGCCAACCTCCCCGGCCACGACTCCGTCTACGACACCCTGCAGATCGGCGTCGACGTCACGCGCCCCGAGCTCGACGACCGCATCGCGCGCCGCGTCGACCGGATGTGGGACGCGGGGCTCGTCGACGAGGTGCGTGCGCTGGAGGCGCACGGATTGCGGGAGGGGCGTACGGCATCCCGTGCGCTCGGATACCAGCAGGTGCTCGCGGCGCTCGCCGGGGAGTGCACCGACGCGGAGGCGCGCGCCGAGACCGTACGCGCCACCAAACGCTTCGCGCGGCGTCAGGACTCCTGGTTCCGGCGCGATCCCCGGGTGCACTGGCTGAGCGGCGCTGCGGCGGATCTCACAGAACTCCCGCAGCTCGCCCTGGCGTTGGTCGAACGACCGGTCACAGCCTGA
- the dapF gene encoding diaminopimelate epimerase, giving the protein MSTRIAFLKGHGTENDFVIVPDPENAIDLPPTAVAALCDRRAGIGGDGLLHVVRSAAHPEAMEMAAEAEWFMDYRNGDGSVAEMCGNGVRVFARYLQRAGHVAEGDIAVATRGGVKSVHLAKDGAVTVGMGKAVLPEGDVTVSVGERSWPARNVNMGNPHAVAFVDDLAHAGNLFTPPPFAPAAAYPDGVNVEFVVDRGPRHVALRVHERGSGETRSCGTGACAVAVAAARRDGADPAVTGTPSTYTVDVPGGRLVITEHPDGEIEMTGPAVIVAEGELDAEWLDTVQF; this is encoded by the coding sequence ATGAGCACGCGGATCGCCTTCCTCAAGGGTCACGGGACCGAGAACGACTTCGTGATCGTCCCGGACCCGGAGAACGCCATCGACCTGCCCCCGACCGCCGTGGCCGCCCTGTGCGACCGCCGCGCGGGCATCGGCGGCGACGGTCTGCTGCATGTCGTTCGGTCCGCCGCGCACCCCGAGGCCATGGAGATGGCGGCCGAAGCGGAGTGGTTCATGGACTACCGCAACGGCGACGGCTCGGTCGCGGAGATGTGCGGCAACGGAGTGCGGGTGTTCGCGCGCTACCTCCAGCGTGCCGGACACGTGGCCGAGGGAGACATCGCGGTCGCCACACGCGGGGGCGTGAAGAGCGTGCACCTCGCCAAGGACGGCGCCGTCACCGTCGGCATGGGCAAGGCGGTCCTCCCCGAAGGGGATGTCACCGTGAGCGTCGGCGAGCGCAGCTGGCCCGCGCGCAACGTCAATATGGGCAACCCGCACGCCGTCGCCTTCGTGGACGACCTCGCACACGCCGGCAACCTGTTCACGCCGCCGCCGTTCGCTCCGGCCGCGGCCTACCCGGACGGGGTGAACGTCGAATTCGTGGTCGACCGGGGACCGCGGCACGTCGCCCTGCGCGTCCACGAGCGCGGCTCCGGGGAGACCCGTTCGTGCGGTACGGGCGCGTGCGCCGTGGCCGTCGCGGCGGCCCGCCGTGACGGAGCCGACCCGGCCGTGACGGGGACTCCGTCGACGTACACCGTCGACGTGCCCGGCGGCCGCCTGGTGATCACCGAGCACCCGGACGGCGAGATCGAGATGACCGGCCCCGCGGTGATCGTCGCCGAGGGCGAGCTCGACGCGGAGTGGCTGGACACCGTGCAGTTCTGA
- the hflX gene encoding GTPase HflX — protein sequence MTSSSSPSQDAQSLAQNYPEGLRADALMEEDVAWSHEVDGERDGEQFDRSERAALRRVVGLSTELEDVTEVEYRQLRLERVVLVGVWTTGTIQDADNSLAELAALAETAGALVLDGVVQRRDKPDAATYIGSGKANELRDIVLETGADTVICDGELSPGQLIHLEDVVKVKVIDRTALILDIFAQHAKSREGKAQVALAQMQYMLPRLRGWGQSLSRQMGGGKGGGLATRGPGETKIETDRRRIREKMAKMRREIADMKTGREIKRQERRRNKVPSVAIAGYTNAGKSSLLNRLTGAGVLVENALFATLDPTVRRAETPSGRLYTLADTVGFVRHLPHHLVEAFRSTMEEVGDSDLILHVVDGSHPAPEEQLAAVREVIREVGATDVPEIVVINKADAADPLVLQRLMRIEKRSIAVSARTGMNIDQLLALIDNELPRPSVEIEALVPYTHGRLVARAHSEGEVISEEHTPEGTLLKVRVHEELAADLAPYVPAPVAL from the coding sequence ATGACCTCCTCTTCTTCCCCTTCCCAGGACGCGCAGAGCCTCGCGCAGAACTACCCCGAAGGTCTTCGGGCCGATGCCCTGATGGAAGAGGACGTCGCCTGGAGCCACGAGGTCGACGGAGAGCGGGACGGCGAGCAGTTCGATCGCTCCGAGCGCGCGGCCCTGCGCCGTGTGGTGGGCCTCTCCACCGAGCTCGAGGACGTCACCGAGGTCGAGTACCGACAGCTCCGTCTGGAGCGCGTCGTCCTCGTCGGTGTGTGGACCACGGGAACGATTCAGGACGCGGACAACTCGCTCGCCGAGCTGGCAGCCCTCGCGGAGACCGCGGGCGCGCTCGTGCTCGACGGCGTCGTCCAGCGCCGGGACAAGCCCGACGCGGCCACATACATCGGATCCGGCAAGGCCAACGAGCTGCGGGACATCGTCCTGGAGACCGGCGCCGACACCGTGATCTGCGATGGTGAGCTGAGCCCCGGCCAGCTGATCCACCTCGAGGACGTCGTCAAGGTCAAGGTCATCGACCGTACGGCCCTGATCCTCGACATCTTCGCCCAGCACGCCAAGTCCCGAGAGGGCAAGGCGCAGGTCGCGCTCGCGCAGATGCAGTACATGCTGCCGAGGCTGCGCGGCTGGGGCCAGTCGCTGTCCCGTCAGATGGGCGGCGGCAAGGGCGGCGGCCTCGCCACCCGTGGTCCCGGTGAGACCAAGATCGAGACGGACCGGCGTCGTATCCGCGAGAAGATGGCGAAGATGCGCCGGGAGATCGCGGACATGAAGACCGGCCGCGAGATCAAGCGCCAGGAGCGCCGCAGGAACAAGGTGCCCTCGGTCGCCATCGCCGGTTACACCAACGCGGGCAAGTCCTCCCTGCTCAACCGCCTCACGGGCGCCGGCGTGCTGGTCGAGAACGCGCTGTTCGCGACCCTCGACCCGACCGTGCGCCGGGCCGAGACCCCGAGCGGGCGGCTGTACACCCTGGCCGACACGGTCGGGTTCGTACGCCACCTCCCGCACCACCTCGTCGAGGCGTTCCGCTCCACGATGGAAGAGGTCGGCGACTCCGACCTGATCCTGCACGTGGTGGACGGCTCGCACCCGGCGCCGGAGGAGCAGCTGGCCGCCGTGCGCGAGGTCATCCGCGAAGTCGGCGCGACCGACGTGCCCGAGATCGTGGTGATCAACAAGGCGGACGCGGCCGACCCGCTGGTCCTCCAGCGGCTGATGCGGATCGAGAAGCGCTCCATCGCGGTCTCGGCCCGCACCGGGATGAACATCGACCAGCTGCTCGCGCTCATCGACAACGAGCTGCCCCGCCCCTCGGTCGAGATCGAGGCGCTCGTGCCGTACACGCACGGCAGGCTGGTCGCGCGCGCCCACTCCGAGGGCGAGGTGATCTCCGAGGAGCACACCCCGGAGGGCACCCTGCTCAAGGTGCGGGTGCACGAGGAACTGGCGGCCGACCTCGCGCCGTACGTTCCGGCGCCCGTCGCGCTCTAG
- a CDS encoding gliding motility protein, translating into MTEEAKDSSEKSEGSESPGGSESEGGAAASEPAEATAKDDVEIPQQQTAEKAADNEAGESART; encoded by the coding sequence GTGACGGAGGAGGCGAAGGATTCGTCCGAGAAGTCCGAAGGCTCCGAGAGCCCGGGAGGCTCCGAGAGCGAAGGCGGGGCCGCGGCGAGCGAGCCCGCGGAGGCCACCGCCAAGGATGACGTCGAGATCCCCCAGCAGCAGACCGCCGAAAAGGCCGCGGACAACGAGGCCGGCGAAAGCGCCCGCACGTAA
- a CDS encoding M1 family metallopeptidase yields the protein MLLTPHTRNRRIQGALLASAVSVCLVAASAPSPGTPLGIGDRLFPHLGNPGYDVKSYDLSFTYPGVNDKPLAAVTTIDAVTSERLERVNLDYTHGTVESVEVNGAPATFTSAGEDLVVTPGEPVPAGGWMRITVRHSSDPVTTGNGDGGWVRTKDGLAMANQADAGHMVFPCNDHPSDKAMFTIHVTAPDGYTAVANGLPTGVDRAGKSTTWTYRTTHPMATELTQVSIGRSSVVHREGPHGLPVRDVVPTKDSELLEPWLKKTPDQIAWMESKVGPYPFETYGLLMVQAQTGFELETQTLSLFERELFTEPALPKWYVESIMVHELSHQWFGDSVSPRVWSDLWLNEGHATWYEALYAEEKADKPMETRMKTAYRASDSWRAAGGPPAAPKEPAPGQKISIFRPSVYDGAALVLYALRQEIGHSAFERLERSWVALHRDGTATTADFERLASALANRDLSAFFQAWLYGTKTPPMPGHPDWKSDAPKARKGA from the coding sequence ATGCTGCTCACCCCCCACACCAGGAACCGTCGTATCCAGGGGGCGCTCCTCGCCTCCGCCGTCTCGGTCTGTCTCGTCGCCGCGAGCGCCCCGTCCCCGGGCACGCCCCTCGGCATCGGTGACCGCCTCTTCCCGCACCTGGGCAATCCCGGGTACGACGTCAAGTCCTACGACCTCTCCTTCACCTACCCGGGCGTCAACGACAAACCGCTGGCGGCCGTCACCACGATCGACGCCGTGACGTCCGAGCGGCTCGAGCGCGTCAATCTGGACTACACGCACGGCACGGTGGAATCGGTCGAGGTCAACGGCGCGCCGGCGACGTTCACGAGCGCCGGGGAGGACCTGGTGGTGACGCCCGGGGAGCCGGTGCCCGCGGGCGGCTGGATGCGGATCACCGTGCGGCACTCGAGCGATCCGGTCACCACCGGGAACGGGGACGGCGGCTGGGTGCGGACGAAGGACGGCCTCGCCATGGCCAACCAGGCCGACGCCGGGCACATGGTCTTCCCGTGCAACGACCACCCCTCGGACAAGGCGATGTTCACCATCCACGTCACCGCGCCCGACGGGTACACCGCCGTGGCCAACGGCCTGCCCACCGGGGTCGACCGGGCCGGCAAGTCCACCACGTGGACGTACCGCACCACGCACCCCATGGCCACGGAACTCACCCAGGTGTCCATCGGCCGCTCCAGCGTGGTGCACCGCGAGGGCCCGCACGGCCTGCCGGTCCGTGACGTCGTGCCCACCAAGGACAGCGAGCTGCTCGAACCGTGGCTCAAGAAGACGCCCGACCAGATCGCCTGGATGGAGAGCAAGGTCGGCCCGTACCCCTTCGAGACCTATGGGCTGCTGATGGTCCAGGCGCAGACCGGCTTCGAACTGGAGACACAGACACTCTCTCTCTTCGAGAGAGAACTCTTCACCGAGCCCGCGCTGCCCAAGTGGTACGTCGAGTCGATCATGGTGCACGAGCTGTCGCACCAGTGGTTCGGCGACAGCGTCAGCCCCCGCGTCTGGTCCGACCTGTGGCTCAACGAGGGCCACGCGACCTGGTACGAGGCCCTGTACGCCGAGGAGAAGGCGGACAAGCCCATGGAGACCCGGATGAAGACGGCCTACCGCGCCTCCGACTCCTGGCGGGCCGCCGGAGGGCCGCCCGCGGCCCCCAAGGAGCCCGCCCCGGGACAGAAGATCAGCATCTTCCGGCCGAGCGTCTACGACGGGGCCGCGCTCGTCCTGTACGCGCTGCGCCAGGAGATCGGACACTCCGCCTTCGAGCGCCTGGAGCGCAGCTGGGTCGCCCTTCACCGGGACGGCACGGCCACGACCGCGGACTTCGAGCGGCTCGCGTCCGCCCTCGCGAACCGTGACCTGAGCGCGTTCTTCCAGGCCTGGCTCTACGGCACGAAGACGCCGCCGATGCCAGGGCACCCGGACTGGAAGAGCGATGCCCCGAAGGCACGCAAGGGCGCCTGA
- a CDS encoding antitoxin, whose translation MSLLDNLKAKLAPAKDKVSDLAQQHGDKVTHGLDKAAKVVDEKTKHKYSDKIQTGTGKAKGAMDRLAHKETDGATPPPDMPPPPPTP comes from the coding sequence ATGAGTCTCCTGGACAATTTGAAAGCCAAGCTGGCACCCGCCAAGGACAAGGTCTCGGACCTCGCGCAACAGCACGGGGACAAGGTCACTCACGGTCTCGACAAGGCCGCGAAGGTGGTCGACGAAAAGACCAAGCACAAGTACAGCGACAAGATCCAGACGGGCACGGGCAAGGCCAAGGGCGCCATGGACCGACTCGCGCACAAGGAAACCGACGGCGCCACGCCGCCGCCGGACATGCCCCCACCGCCCCCGACGCCCTGA
- a CDS encoding class III extradiol dioxygenase subunit B-like domain-containing protein, protein MLVAAAVCPCPPLLVPEVAAGAAPELAAARAACTDALGVLAASRPDLLVVVGPADESGRGSFPEGAPGSFRGFGVDLDVRLGGGASLSGAPERPLPPSLAVAAWLLERTGWSDAPVEGLGVGEPLEAERCVRTGAGIVARADRVALLVMGDASACRTLKAPGYLDERAAGFDAEVARALGAADVAALKALDAELAYELKVSGRAPWQVLAGAAEGADLGGALLYEDAPYGVGYMVAAWS, encoded by the coding sequence ATGCTTGTAGCCGCCGCAGTCTGCCCCTGTCCGCCGCTGCTCGTCCCCGAGGTCGCCGCCGGTGCGGCACCGGAACTGGCCGCCGCGCGCGCGGCCTGCACGGACGCACTGGGGGTGCTGGCCGCCTCGCGCCCCGACCTGCTGGTCGTCGTCGGCCCCGCCGACGAGAGCGGGCGCGGGTCGTTCCCGGAGGGGGCGCCGGGCTCGTTCCGCGGGTTCGGTGTGGACCTCGACGTACGCCTCGGGGGCGGGGCGTCGCTCTCCGGAGCGCCGGAGCGTCCGCTTCCGCCCTCGCTCGCCGTCGCCGCCTGGCTGCTGGAACGCACGGGCTGGTCCGACGCCCCCGTCGAAGGCCTTGGGGTGGGAGAACCCCTCGAGGCGGAGCGCTGCGTCCGGACCGGGGCGGGGATCGTCGCGCGGGCCGACCGGGTGGCCCTGCTGGTGATGGGCGACGCCAGCGCGTGCCGGACGCTCAAGGCGCCCGGCTATCTCGACGAACGCGCGGCGGGCTTCGACGCTGAGGTCGCGCGGGCGCTGGGTGCGGCGGACGTGGCGGCCCTGAAGGCGCTGGACGCCGAGCTGGCGTACGAACTGAAGGTCTCCGGGCGGGCCCCCTGGCAGGTCCTCGCGGGCGCGGCCGAGGGCGCGGACCTCGGCGGCGCCCTGCTGTACGAGGACGCACCGTACGGGGTGGGGTACATGGTGGCGGCCTGGTCCTAG
- a CDS encoding trypsin-like serine peptidase has product MRSIRPLFAARRGRSARRTTSPVLAAVGLTAVLALTATGCDSGDSNASGQAGASASQSGDDKIKIPDDIKNKLKEHGIDIDKWKNGAWKNWNKDDWLREANDFVNPIIKGLWDPDRMRGADDPDKNKGVDENDLSGDQGVTDATPAPVAAKAVSAAYHDSVPEAGKVFFDSPEGTMVCSATVVEDPAHPGKSNLVWTAGHCVHAGKKGGWYRNIAFVPSYNNAGRTSAQLQNAARTEVAPYGVWWSDWAQTSDQWIAQGGSTGGQGASYDYAVLHVTPEKGSTGKSLEETVGSALPVNFDAPAVPKVASITATGYPAAAPFDGQKLYQCTDRPGRLSIAEADPTMYRIGCTMTGGSSGGGWVATGSDGKPALVSNTSIGPVSAGWLAGPHLGAVAKGVYDSVSKKFASQ; this is encoded by the coding sequence ATGCGATCCATACGCCCGCTCTTCGCCGCTCGTCGAGGGAGGAGCGCGCGCCGCACAACCTCCCCCGTACTGGCCGCCGTCGGCCTGACGGCGGTGCTGGCGCTGACCGCCACCGGCTGCGACTCGGGCGACAGCAACGCGAGCGGCCAGGCCGGCGCGTCGGCGTCCCAGAGCGGCGACGACAAGATCAAGATCCCGGACGACATCAAGAACAAGCTCAAAGAGCACGGGATCGACATCGACAAGTGGAAGAACGGCGCCTGGAAGAACTGGAACAAGGACGACTGGCTGCGCGAGGCCAACGACTTCGTCAACCCCATCATCAAGGGGCTGTGGGACCCGGACCGGATGCGCGGCGCCGACGACCCGGACAAGAACAAGGGCGTCGACGAGAACGACCTCTCCGGTGACCAGGGTGTCACCGACGCCACTCCGGCGCCCGTGGCGGCGAAGGCCGTGAGCGCCGCCTACCACGACAGCGTGCCCGAGGCGGGCAAGGTCTTCTTCGACTCCCCCGAGGGCACGATGGTCTGCTCGGCGACCGTGGTCGAGGACCCCGCGCACCCGGGCAAGTCGAACCTCGTGTGGACCGCGGGCCACTGCGTGCACGCCGGCAAGAAGGGCGGCTGGTACCGCAACATCGCCTTCGTGCCCTCGTACAACAACGCCGGCAGGACGTCCGCCCAGCTGCAGAACGCCGCGCGGACGGAGGTCGCTCCGTACGGTGTCTGGTGGAGCGACTGGGCGCAGACCTCGGACCAGTGGATCGCGCAGGGCGGCTCCACCGGCGGTCAGGGCGCGTCGTACGACTACGCGGTCCTGCATGTGACGCCGGAGAAGGGCAGCACCGGCAAGTCCCTTGAGGAGACGGTCGGTTCGGCGCTCCCGGTGAACTTCGACGCTCCGGCCGTACCCAAGGTCGCGAGCATCACGGCGACCGGATACCCGGCGGCGGCGCCGTTCGACGGGCAGAAGCTGTATCAGTGCACCGACAGGCCCGGCCGTCTGTCGATCGCCGAGGCGGACCCGACGATGTACCGCATCGGGTGCACCATGACCGGCGGTTCGTCCGGCGGCGGCTGGGTGGCGACCGGGTCGGACGGCAAGCCCGCCCTGGTGTCCAACACCTCGATCGGCCCGGTCAGCGCGGGCTGGCTGGCGGGTCCGCACCTGGGTGCGGTCGCCAAGGGTGTGTACGACTCGGTGAGCAAGAAGTTCGCGAGCCAGTGA
- a CDS encoding RelA/SpoT family protein: MSAEATNPATPAPATPSPELSASPPLSTSLERGDPHEQGVPPSHRRKSRPRIDLRRLGRAALLGTTSRDRLPDAIGHVAEAHRAHHPDANMEPLRRAYVLAESSHRGQMRKSGEPYITHPLAVTLILAELGAETTTLTASLLHDTVEDTEVTLDQVREEFGDEVCYLVDGVTKLEKVDYGAAAEPETFRKMLVATGNDVRVMSIKLADRLHNMRTLGVMRPEKQARIAKVTRDVLIPLAERLGVQALKTELEDLVFAILHPEEYEHTRELIVDNASRASDPLAEIAEEVRTVLREAGIPAEVLIRPRHFVSVHRVSRKRGPMRGADFGRLLVLVNEDADCYGVLGELHTCLTPVVSEFKDFIAVPKFNLYQSLHTAVASGDGEIAEVLIRTHQMHKVAEAGVIALGNPYAPPSEEQSDEQSEGRPGVGGRPVDGERVDPTRPGWLSRLLDWQEGAPDPDTFWSTLREDLAQDREITVFRADGGALGLPEGASCVDAAYAQYGEDAHACIGARVNGRLATLSTVLKDGDTVQLLMGQDPASEPSREWLEHAHTPAARIAIQRWLAAHPSPVATQDPAAREAPETAETPAAARRPSAETTAARPTDASAARPTDGPSARPAAANAVVDQPGASVRLAGCCTPVPPDEVTGFAVRGGVVTVHRVECAGVARMKSSGRAEVEVRWGDTTECRVTLVAESFGRPHLLADLTEAIALEGVAIVSATVEPPSQQRVRHTYTLQLPDAAHLPGLMRAMRNVPGVYDVSRAQHAAAATQ; this comes from the coding sequence ATGAGTGCGGAGGCGACGAACCCCGCGACGCCAGCCCCTGCAACGCCCTCCCCCGAGCTCTCGGCCTCTCCCCCACTCTCGACTTCGCTCGAGCGGGGGGACCCCCATGAGCAGGGGGTACCCCCATCGCACCGCAGGAAGAGCCGTCCTCGGATCGATCTGCGCCGCCTCGGCCGCGCCGCGCTGCTCGGCACGACGTCCCGCGACCGGCTGCCCGACGCGATCGGTCACGTGGCCGAGGCACATCGCGCGCACCACCCCGACGCGAACATGGAACCGCTGCGCCGGGCCTATGTGCTGGCGGAGTCCTCGCACCGCGGCCAGATGCGCAAGAGCGGTGAGCCGTACATCACCCACCCGCTCGCCGTGACCCTGATCCTCGCCGAACTCGGCGCGGAGACCACGACGTTGACCGCCTCCCTTCTCCACGACACCGTCGAGGACACGGAAGTGACGCTCGATCAGGTACGCGAGGAGTTCGGCGACGAGGTCTGCTATCTCGTCGACGGCGTCACCAAGCTGGAAAAGGTGGACTACGGAGCGGCCGCCGAACCCGAGACGTTCCGCAAGATGCTCGTCGCCACCGGCAACGACGTCCGCGTGATGTCGATCAAACTCGCCGACCGGCTGCACAACATGCGCACGCTCGGCGTCATGCGCCCCGAGAAACAGGCGCGCATCGCCAAGGTCACCAGGGACGTGCTGATCCCGCTCGCCGAACGGCTCGGCGTCCAGGCGCTCAAGACCGAGCTGGAGGACCTCGTCTTCGCGATCCTGCACCCCGAGGAGTACGAGCACACCAGGGAACTGATCGTCGACAACGCCTCGCGCGCGAGCGACCCGCTCGCCGAGATCGCCGAGGAGGTGCGCACGGTCCTGCGCGAGGCCGGGATCCCGGCCGAAGTCCTCATCAGGCCAAGGCACTTCGTCTCCGTGCATCGCGTGTCACGCAAACGCGGGCCCATGCGCGGCGCCGACTTCGGACGTCTCCTGGTGCTCGTGAACGAGGACGCGGACTGCTACGGGGTCCTCGGCGAACTGCACACCTGTCTCACCCCGGTCGTCTCGGAGTTCAAGGACTTCATCGCGGTCCCCAAGTTCAACCTGTACCAGTCGCTGCACACAGCCGTCGCGAGCGGCGACGGCGAGATCGCCGAAGTCCTCATCCGCACCCACCAGATGCACAAGGTCGCCGAGGCCGGGGTCATCGCACTCGGCAATCCCTACGCTCCTCCTTCGGAGGAGCAGTCGGACGAGCAGTCCGAGGGCCGGCCTGGCGTCGGTGGACGCCCGGTGGACGGCGAGCGGGTGGACCCCACCCGCCCCGGCTGGCTCTCCCGGCTCCTCGACTGGCAGGAGGGCGCCCCGGACCCGGACACGTTCTGGTCCACGCTGCGCGAAGACCTCGCCCAGGACCGCGAGATCACCGTCTTCCGCGCCGACGGCGGCGCGTTGGGCCTTCCGGAGGGCGCCAGTTGTGTGGACGCCGCGTACGCGCAGTACGGCGAGGACGCGCACGCCTGCATCGGCGCCCGCGTCAACGGCCGCCTGGCGACCCTCAGTACGGTCCTGAAGGACGGCGACACCGTGCAGCTCCTCATGGGCCAGGACCCCGCCTCGGAGCCCTCCAGGGAGTGGCTGGAGCACGCGCACACGCCCGCCGCGCGGATCGCCATCCAGCGCTGGCTGGCCGCACACCCCTCACCCGTCGCCACGCAGGACCCGGCGGCCCGGGAAGCCCCGGAAACCGCCGAGACCCCGGCCGCGGCCCGCAGGCCGTCCGCCGAGACAACCGCGGCCCGCCCCACGGACGCGTCCGCCGCCCGCCCCACCGACGGGCCTTCCGCCCGCCCCGCCGCCGCGAACGCCGTCGTCGACCAGCCCGGCGCCTCCGTACGCCTCGCGGGCTGCTGTACGCCCGTACCGCCCGACGAGGTGACCGGCTTCGCCGTACGCGGGGGAGTGGTGACCGTCCACCGCGTGGAGTGCGCAGGAGTGGCGCGCATGAAGAGCTCGGGGCGCGCGGAGGTGGAAGTGCGCTGGGGCGACACCACCGAGTGCCGGGTCACGCTGGTCGCCGAGTCCTTCGGACGCCCGCATCTGCTCGCCGACCTCACCGAAGCCATCGCCCTGGAGGGCGTCGCGATCGTCTCGGCGACCGTCGAACCCCCCAGCCAGCAGCGGGTACGCCACACGTACACGCTGCAACTCCCGGACGCGGCGCACCTTCCCGGACTGATGCGCGCGATGCGCAACGTGCCGGGCGTGTACGACGTGAGCCGGGCGCAGCACGCGGCGGCTGCCACGCAGTAG